A stretch of the Ostrea edulis chromosome 9, xbOstEdul1.1, whole genome shotgun sequence genome encodes the following:
- the LOC125659548 gene encoding uncharacterized protein LOC125659548 has protein sequence MFHKKTGKTMNQVSAVLFGVFLCSLLAFGNAEAEADTIQKIQKEYWSWRMENEPEYGTYIGMYAFNDRVYSYNTSMFEIRKNKTQGFLDRLNLISSAIPASDRINYLILKDTFETYINGTQWAWYGALNPMNFLEGAQLYTSAVKSSSNSRGDFENYIARLNAIPHQIEEVKETFHEAIQLNRTYHNVSIASVPAMIDKLLVEPIDSSFYSPFNNSLTNAVNIPETEKHGIRERGLQAVNRTIEAYRKIKEFIINDYMPNTRAHYGVNSLQNGSEYYRACLKWHLSFDMTPDEVHQVGVQEVERIHGDMKKTMEKLGHNGTVKEFFNSLANDSRFYSNDSDKILEEYNDIVFKRINPKLPQFFKDIPDVPLVIRKMSYDGPGGGYSSATEEYPGVFSINLFRPLENPFFDFMALSLHEASPGHHMQHTYAMMANLPDYRRHTPLSFYDVPVWFPWYSAYSEGWALYSEYLGIEMGLYKDEYELMGRYSAEILRACRLVVDTGLHYYNWDKQRAIDYMLNYTAYSYEATEIEVNRYITWPGQACAYKIGEIKIKDLRRKAEAELGNRFDLRDFHSVILTNGAVPMSVLEMIVNEWIDDVKSAPLASEASVVTSPYMVQLYVVFVLILSYFP, from the exons ATGTTTCACAAGAAAACTGGCAAAACAATGAATCAG GTTTCGGCAGTTTTGTTCGGTGTGTTTTTGTGTTCTCTCCTGGCATTTGGAAATG CGGAGGCGGAGGCGGATACTATTCAGAAAATACAGAAGGAATATTGGTCATGGCGGATGGAGAACGAACCAGAATACGGCACATACATTGGGATGTACGCCTTCAATGACAGGGTCTACTCCTACAACACCTCCATGTTTGAAATCAGAAAA aATAAAACACAGGGATTTCTGGACAGATTGAATCTTATAAGCTCAGCTATACCCGCTTCCGACAGAATAAACTACCTTATTCTGAAAGATACATTTGAGACTTATATCAATGGAACCCAGTGGGCTTG GTATGGTGCATTAAATCCCATGAATTTCCTAGAGGGCGCACAGCTGTACACAAGTGCTGTCAAATCTTCGTCAAACTCTCGAGGAGATTTCGAGAATTATATCGCAAGATTGAATGCAATTCCTCACCAA ATCGAAGAAGTAAAGGAAACATTTCATGAGGCAATTCAACTGAACAGAACTTATCACAACGTATCAATA GCAAGTGTTCCTGCAATGATAGACAAGCTATTAGTGGAACCAATAGACTCCTCATTCTACTCACCCTTTAACAACTCCTTGACGAATGCCGTCAACATACCAGAAACTGAAAA ACATGGGATAAGAGAGCGAGGACTACAGGCTGTGAATAGGACGATTGAAGcgtacagaaaaattaaagaattCATAATCAAC GATTATATGCCCAACACTCGAGCACATTACGGTGTGAATAGTCTACAAAATGGCTCCGAGTATTATCGTGCTTGCCTAAAGTGGCATTTGTCATTTGACATGACACCGGACGAAGTCCATCAAGTTGGGGTACAGGAGGTGGAAAGAATTCATGGAGATATGAAAAAG ACGATGGAGAAACTTGGCCACAATGGTACAGTGAAGGAATTCTTTAACAGTCTCGCCAACGACTCCAGGTTCTATTCTAATGATTCT GATAAAATATTGGAGGAGTACAACGATATTGTCTTCAAAAGAATTAACCCCAAATTACCCCAGTTCTTCAAAGATATTCCCGATGTACCTCTGGT GATAAGGAAGATGAGTTACGATGGGCCAGGGGGAGGCTATTCTTCGGCTACAGAGGAATATCCGGGCGTTTTCTCCATTAATCTCTTCCGGCCACTTGAGAA tCCTTTCTTTGATTTCATGGCACTGAGTCTTCATGAAGCTAGCCCTGGACATCACATGCAG CACACATATGCCATGATGGCGAATCTACCAGATTACAGGCGCCATACACCTCTATCATTTTATGATGTCCCTGTTTGGTTTCCATGGTATTCTGCATACTCTGAG GGCTGGGCGTTATATTCTGAATACCTTGGAATAGAAATGGGATTGTACAAAGACGAATATGAATT AATGGGGCGTTACAGTGCAGAAATACTTCGTGCCTGTCGGCTGGTAGTGGACACGGGACTGCACTATTATAA TTGGGACAAACAGAGAGCCATTGATTACATGCTGAACTACACTGCATACTCGTATGAAGCTACGGAAATAGAAGTCAACAGATATATCACGTGGCCAGGCCAGGCATGCGCATATAAAATTGGTGAAATAAAGATCAAGGATCTTCGAAGAAAGGCGGAAGCTGAATTAG GTAACAGATTTGACCTCCGTGATTTCCATTCCGTGATTCTGACTAACGGGGCTGTTCCAATGTCTGTGCTAGAGATGATAGTGAATGAATGGATTGATGACGTCAAATCAGCACCTCTCGCGTCTGAAGCTTCCGTTGTAACCAGTCCTTATATGGTGCAGCTATATGTCGTTTTTGTTCTGATATTATCATATTTCCCTTAA